CCCGGTGCGACCGCGGCGATCGCGCAGAACCGCGAGGGGTACGCCATGTTGAAAGTGCGACCGACGGCCGACGGCGACGAACTCGAGCGCTACTACGGCTTCGATATGGCGCTCGACCACGCCGCGGAACTGCTGGGCGTCTCCCAGCGTGATCTGCCGGTACCGCCGGCGGCGGAAGATCTCGGGATGTAAGCGACCCGTTCGCTCAGCCTCACGTAACGACCGCATACAGAAACAGCATGCAAAAGTAAACGAGTATCAACGCGCCGAGCGCCTGCAGACGGAACCGACGGATCTCCGCTCTTTCCTCGAGATAGGCGCGTTCGAACGCCGCCTGTTCCCGATCGGAGATCCGGGCCGGATGCTCGAGGCCCCGATGGAGCGTCTCGAGTCGCGCGTCGTGAAACGGTTGTCCGCAGTAGGGACACTGAACGGCGGGTTCGTCACCGCGAACGACGGTGTTCGGGCCGTCGCTCTTGACGTCGCCGTCGTCGAAGCGCTCGTGATCGATCGCGTCTGGTTGGCCGGACGTGGTCACTGTCGAGTGGGTACGCGATCATTCCCTATCCGTGCTCGCCTTCGTTCCATATGTGTTACACTATCGCGACTCGAGACGATGCCGAACGATCGACTAACGCACAGCCTGACAGTCAGTGTCTCTCGGATAGTGGGTTCCAAAAGCGGGAGCCATAAATACACGGAGTCGAAGTTTTAGACAAGAATAGCCGTGGCAACCGCATCCGCGCCGTTTCCTCGTCCGATCGGCACCCGACAGCGCTTTTCTGCGCTTCTCGCAGCGACCGCGCTGGGCGTCTACCTCCTGTTGATCATCGGCGCAACGACTTCGATCACGAACGCGGCGTCGGCCTGTTCGACGTGGCCGACCTGTCACGCGCCGGTCGACCCGCTGAGCCAGACGGAACTCGCGATCGCGTGGGGCCACCGCATCGCGGCCGTCCTCGTCGGCGCGCTCGTCGCCGTAACGGCCGTTACTGCCCTCCTCGGTGACGTCTCGAGTCGCGTTCGGTGGACGATCCTCGTCGGTGCCGTCCTCTACGTCGTCCAGGTCGGCGTCGGCGCTGTCACGGCCATCTCCGGTCCCGCGGCCATCGCTCCCGGACTCCACCTCGGACTCGGGCTGGTGATCTTCGCGGCCATCGTGCTCGCCCTCGCGTGGGATCTCGAACTCGCGACCGGCACCGCGAACGATTCGATGGACGCGCCCGAACCGCTCGAGGCCGACGCGACCGGGGCGGAGGCGGGGAGCGCCCGATCCCTCCCCTCCAGCGGCCTCGCTCGCGCCCGACTCACCGCCTTCGCGTACTTCAAGATGATGAAACCGCGGCTGATGTGGCTGCTCTGTCTCGTCGCCGCCGCGGGGATGGCGCTGGCTGCCGGTCCCGCGCTCGATCGCTACACGATCGTCGCGACGCTCGGCGGCGGCGTCCTCGCGATCGGTGCGAGCGGGACCTTCAACCACGTCCTCGAGCGCGACGTCGATCGGAAGATGTCCCGCACGGCGGATCGACCGCTGGCCACCGACCTCGTTCCCGTCCGGAACGCGCTGGCGTTCGGCGGGCTGTTGACGGTCGTCTCGCTGGGCATGTTTCTGACGATCAACAGACTCGCGGCCGCGCTCGGACTCGCCGCGATCATCTTTTACAGCGTGGTCTACACGCTCATGCTCAAACCCAATACGGTCCAGAATACGGTTATCGGCGGGGCTGCGGGTGCGCTCCCTGCGCTCATCGGCTGGGCTGCCGTGACCAACGAGATCGGACTGCCCGGGCTCGCGCTCGCGGGCGTGATCTTCCTCTGGACGCCGGCGCACTTCTACAACCTCGCGCTGGCCTACCAGGACGACTACGCTCGCGGCGGCTTCCCGATGATGCCCGTCGTGCGCGGCGAAACCGAGACGCGAAAGCACATCATCTACTACATCGCGGCGACACTCGTCGGGACGGTCGCGCTCGCCTGGATTACGGACCTCGGCGCGCTCTACGCGGCGACGGTCGCGATCTTCGGCGGCATCTTCCTCTGGGCCGCCATCGTCCTTCACTTCGAGCAGACG
The genomic region above belongs to Natronorubrum halophilum and contains:
- a CDS encoding DUF7111 family protein, with amino-acid sequence MSDDRTAEANGIRASYDETETERVLEFEAAGEGSAIRPGATAAIAQNREGYAMLKVRPTADGDELERYYGFDMALDHAAELLGVSQRDLPVPPAAEDLGM
- a CDS encoding DUF7410 domain-containing protein, which codes for MTTSGQPDAIDHERFDDGDVKSDGPNTVVRGDEPAVQCPYCGQPFHDARLETLHRGLEHPARISDREQAAFERAYLEERAEIRRFRLQALGALILVYFCMLFLYAVVT
- a CDS encoding heme o synthase; this encodes MATASAPFPRPIGTRQRFSALLAATALGVYLLLIIGATTSITNAASACSTWPTCHAPVDPLSQTELAIAWGHRIAAVLVGALVAVTAVTALLGDVSSRVRWTILVGAVLYVVQVGVGAVTAISGPAAIAPGLHLGLGLVIFAAIVLALAWDLELATGTANDSMDAPEPLEADATGAEAGSARSLPSSGLARARLTAFAYFKMMKPRLMWLLCLVAAAGMALAAGPALDRYTIVATLGGGVLAIGASGTFNHVLERDVDRKMSRTADRPLATDLVPVRNALAFGGLLTVVSLGMFLTINRLAAALGLAAIIFYSVVYTLMLKPNTVQNTVIGGAAGALPALIGWAAVTNEIGLPGLALAGVIFLWTPAHFYNLALAYQDDYARGGFPMMPVVRGETETRKHIIYYIAATLVGTVALAWITDLGALYAATVAIFGGIFLWAAIVLHFEQTETAAFRAFHASNAFLGAVLVVILVEALVFTGSIV